The DNA sequence CCATTCCGGGGGACTGTAGGACAGTGTTCCTATGGAATACAGATGGAGTTCAGCAGGgcgatgctgctgctcccagagcctggccccAGCACCCCTGGCCGTGCGGGGGCTGCATCAGTGGCACACAGGGTGACCACTGCCCTCTCGCCAGCACCTGGGACTCCAAGTGTACAAACTTAGGGTTGCAAAAGAAGCCAACCGGGTGTCGGAAGAGGGCAGTGGAAGCCCTGGCTAGGCCTGACCATGACATGCAAAGGAAAAACCCACTCAgtactggggaaaaaacatgCCCTTatcctccctgcctgcattgCATTGCCCCAAAAGTATTATGAAGCCAGGCAAACAGGGCGAGTGCAGCAGTGGGAGCCCTTCCTCTCGCCCGCACTCCAAACGGGCTGGTGCATTGGTGCTGGCTGCGCCTCTCTGCTACCCCCACCCACGGGGGTTTTtgtcagcctggctgccccagcccaagtccagggcagagtggctggcaaaggctgccagcagggctggaagatgcctccccacccagcccggCTCAAAAGCAAGCCAGCTGGAGGCTCAgtcccctgcctggcagcaaaAGGGAGAATGCCCGCTGCCACAGCCAGCTTGGGCTGTGACATGTTGGGCCATGAGATGCCAGGAGcgggagcacagccctgtgtaGGCTCACCTGCAAAGTAAGTGTAGGCTGTGTCTTGCAGGTAGGTGCCACAGCCAAAGTCGATCAATTTGGCCTGCCCGCTGGCCAGGTCAACCAGGATGTTCTCTGGCTTGATGTCGCGGTGCAGGACCCCGCAGCTGGTGCAGTGCCGCAcggcctccagcacctggcgGAACAGCTCCCGCGCCACCTCCTCGCACAGGAACCCCCGTGCCCGAATGAAACGCAGGAGGTCCTGAGAGCGCTCTGGCCGCTCCAGCACCATCACGATGTTGTTGGGGAGCTCGagccactccagcagctgcacgACACCAGGGAAGCCGGTGGacaccttggccagcagcacgaTCTCCAGGGGTGCGCTGGTGCCGTCGGGCTGCGGGAGGAGCACGATGCCGTCAGCGGGGGCCGATGCCGTGCCAGGCCTGGGGAAGCCCTCAGCCAGGCCGGGATGCTCTGCGCCCTGCGCTGGGCCCACGCCCGCTCCCCCTCCAGGCGTCCTGGCGCCTTCCACCCTGCCGGCCGCCGCCTCATCcccgcccggcacggcccggcttCTGCCGCTGGCCCCGCTCACTCACCAGCTCGTCCCAGTGCCGGATGCGGTTCCGCGGCACCCTTTTGATGGCCACCTGCAAGCCAAGGGCAGCAGCGGGCTCAGCTCGCCGCCCGCCCTGCCGAGacccagcctcctcctcctcctcctgctgcgcCTCGTCCTCCCCCTCCGCGCCCTCCTCCtgcgcccgccgccggccccgccgctcaccGGGGCGCCGTCCGAGAGCCGCGTGGCCGAGAAGACGCTGCCGAAGCCGCCGCGCCCCAGCAGCGAACCCACCCGGTAgcgctgcagcagagcctcctgcGCCTTCCCTGCGGGCGGGACGCGGCTGTCAGCGCTCGGCCCGGGGCCAGCAACGGCCCCCGAGCGCCCCTCAACCGCCCCGGGCCGGCCATCCCCAGACGTTCGCTCTTTGGAACGGGACACGGGAggctcggggccggcggccgcgctgccgagCGGCGCAGCTCGGGCCGGGGAAGCCGCAGCCGAGGCGGAGGGAGCGGCCACGCCGCGTGTGTCCTCCGCGGGCTccgggaggggccggggccggggccagGCTCGGGTCAGGCGGAGCCAAAGGGCGGCGAtgccgccccagccccaggcgCTGATGCCCGCCCAGCAGCGCCACCGCCAGTACGGCCAGAGCCGGGCGGAGGCGAGACCGCGGCGGGACGGCTGGGGCCGGGGACGGGGCAgccccgcccggggccgggggcgggccgggggcatggcccggcccggctgggggagagggaggcggggagaggagagggacgCCGGGAAACGGACCCCGCGAGAAGGGTGCCCGGCAGCgggaaagggaggagagagagaatgagaaagaaaaagagaaataagaagaTTGCGTTAGCCAATCTGCTTctgccgccgctgctgccgccgctgctgccgccgctgctgccgccgctgccgctgcaACTGAAGCACCGGGGCCGTTTGTCCCCGTGTCCGTTCCCCGCTCGCCCCACGAGC is a window from the Motacilla alba alba isolate MOTALB_02 unplaced genomic scaffold, Motacilla_alba_V1.0_pri HiC_scaffold_28, whole genome shotgun sequence genome containing:
- the LOC119696279 gene encoding NUAK family SNF1-like kinase 2 yields the protein MIPRPARREGAGGSAAALPGGFAAGARRLRQRLLGHAALGRRPGERRGRRRAQEEGAEGEDEAQQEEEEEAGSRQGGRRAEPAAALGLQVAIKRVPRNRIRHWDELPDGTSAPLEIVLLAKVSTGFPGVVQLLEWLELPNNIVMVLERPERSQDLLRFIRARGFLCEEVARELFRQVLEAVRHCTSCGVLHRDIKPENILVDLASGQAKLIDFGCGTYLQDTAYTYFAGEPTQGCAPAPGISWPNMSQPKLAVAAGILPFAARQGTEPPAGLLLSRAGWGGIFQPCWQPLPATLPWTWAGAARLTKTPVGGGSREAQPAPMHQPVWSAGERKGSHCCTRPVCLAS